The Halobacteriovoraceae bacterium genome includes a region encoding these proteins:
- a CDS encoding adenylate/guanylate cyclase domain-containing protein, which yields MRGLRLPIFAKITILSFILLGVIGGVTAWQSSTFYEEMSSQREEFNSLSLTTSKLDQVEGIINNHIDKMRLFAIESIREDQSVNEELPATDSFDFEKDLLYLVVKEHKFGSFESLKDKFNHRLAKDNGLELEDINDVLFRNNVKDVDTLTGKVSIINASNEVKKAPLLRIDFPILKEKKTGNYRHIVTAIIYMGQLKKAFKIEGPIQMFLVDGNGRVIGDKNEENVVKNAKFPYTKLYQEASEAKIKIKQKYVTMSDSKEYISTHAKGLSDLVLFTLTPKNLIKAPAQFVKSYTFFTLGIILSVSFFVIFIFSTGLTRPIEKLVEITKKIAAGNFDIEVENVVSANDEIGELAKSFDLMLEGLKERDKIKNMFSKFHGSSVAEEILSNPLNREGEKKEVVIFFSDIRGFTDYSENNSPEEVVNMLNAYFEIMVGIINEYGGVVDKFVGDAIMAVWGVPKSHEADCQNAVSACLKMRIELAKFNHLRISTKRNPIIMGMGLHYGEVVSGTIGSNERMEYTVIGDVVNTASRIESSTKAHGTDFLVSERIFQKTEKNFIFEKVGDTSVKGKKEALKTYKVLGYYDQNRNPQKVETKYSSYQSSQTDKVKLGA from the coding sequence ATGAGAGGTTTACGCCTGCCAATTTTTGCAAAAATTACAATACTTTCTTTTATTCTTTTGGGAGTAATTGGAGGTGTCACAGCTTGGCAAAGTTCAACTTTTTATGAAGAAATGTCTTCGCAGAGGGAAGAGTTTAATAGCCTAAGTTTAACAACTTCAAAGCTTGATCAGGTGGAAGGAATTATAAACAATCACATTGATAAAATGAGACTTTTTGCCATTGAATCAATTAGAGAAGATCAAAGTGTGAATGAAGAGTTACCTGCAACTGATTCATTTGATTTTGAAAAAGATCTTCTTTATTTAGTTGTAAAAGAACATAAATTTGGGAGCTTTGAGTCATTGAAAGATAAATTTAATCATCGTCTTGCAAAAGATAATGGTCTTGAGCTTGAGGATATAAATGATGTACTTTTTAGAAATAATGTTAAGGATGTAGATACTTTAACTGGAAAAGTTTCAATTATTAATGCTTCAAATGAAGTGAAAAAAGCTCCATTGTTAAGAATAGATTTTCCAATTTTGAAAGAAAAAAAAACGGGCAATTATAGGCATATTGTGACGGCAATAATCTATATGGGTCAGTTGAAGAAAGCATTTAAAATTGAAGGTCCAATACAAATGTTTCTGGTTGATGGGAATGGAAGGGTTATTGGAGATAAAAACGAGGAAAATGTTGTAAAAAATGCAAAATTTCCCTATACAAAACTATATCAAGAGGCCAGTGAAGCAAAAATTAAGATCAAGCAAAAATATGTCACAATGAGTGATTCAAAAGAATACATTTCTACTCATGCTAAGGGACTAAGTGATCTCGTTCTTTTTACATTGACTCCTAAAAATCTAATCAAGGCCCCTGCGCAGTTTGTGAAATCCTATACTTTTTTTACTTTAGGAATAATTTTATCTGTGAGTTTTTTTGTCATTTTTATTTTTTCAACGGGTTTGACTAGGCCTATAGAAAAGCTTGTAGAGATTACAAAAAAAATTGCTGCAGGAAATTTTGATATTGAAGTTGAAAATGTTGTTTCTGCCAATGATGAAATTGGTGAGCTTGCTAAGTCATTTGATTTAATGCTTGAGGGATTAAAAGAAAGAGATAAAATAAAAAACATGTTCAGTAAGTTTCATGGATCTAGTGTAGCGGAAGAAATTCTGAGTAACCCATTAAATAGGGAAGGTGAGAAAAAAGAAGTAGTGATATTTTTTTCAGATATTCGAGGTTTTACGGATTACAGTGAAAATAATTCTCCAGAAGAAGTCGTGAATATGCTGAATGCTTATTTTGAGATTATGGTTGGAATTATTAACGAATATGGAGGAGTTGTAGATAAATTCGTTGGAGATGCAATAATGGCAGTTTGGGGAGTGCCAAAGTCGCACGAAGCTGATTGTCAAAATGCAGTAAGTGCTTGTTTGAAAATGAGAATTGAATTAGCAAAATTTAATCATTTAAGAATATCTACAAAAAGGAATCCAATCATTATGGGTATGGGACTTCACTATGGAGAAGTTGTTTCTGGAACGATAGGATCAAATGAAAGAATGGAGTATACTGTTATAGGAGACGTCGTTAATACTGCTTCTAGAATTGAATCGAGTACGAAAGCACACGGAACAGATTTTTTAGTGAGTGAGAGAATATTTCAAAAGACTGAAAAGAATTTTATTTTTGAAAAAGTTGGTGATACCTCAGTAAAAGGAAAAAAGGAAGCCCTTAAAACATATAAGGTTCTTGGTTATTATGATCAAAATAGAAATCCGCAAAAAGTTGAAACGAAGTACTCTTCTTATCAGTCCTCACAAACTGATAAAGTCAAATTGGGTGCATAA